AAAGAACGAATCCTTTTTAAGAATCCGTCCTTTATCTGGTTGATATTTATATTTCTCTATTTTTACGTGCAGCCATTTCTTCTTCCATCTCTTTTTTCATAGCTTCAATCGAGTTTCTACGACGCTCATTTTTTTGGCTCAACATATTACGTTCCTCTGGGCTTGCAAACTCCATACTAATCTCAGCCTCTTGTAATTTTGCTTCCGTATTCTCAATCATATCGTGGAGTCTTTCCACGTTATTAAAACGATTGTCTGGCTTCGGTTGTTTATTGTTATCCATTATGATCCTCCAATTTCATTCTTCAATTAATTTCTAGTTTGATACAATTTTATTTTTGTATACAAATGTCTTTAAATAATAAAAAATTGGAGGAAGTCATGGTCTATGCATCCAGGTTTACGCATTATTGTTCTTCTCCTAAATTGTCTTATAGGCATTAAAATAAAACATGCTGACAAAAATTACAGCTCCAATTGTGTTTCCTAAAAACACTGGAAGAATATTTTGAATAAATAGAAGCCAAGAAAGCTCCCCCGCAAAAATAGCAGCAGGAATAATAAACATATTTGCTACAACATGTTGAAAACCTATGAGTACAAAGGCCATGATAGGAAACCAAATTGCTAGAATCTTCCCTATAAAAGTTTTTGCTCCAGTACATAACCAAACAGCCATCGCTACAAGCCAATTACAACCAATACCTGAAACAAGCGCCTGCCAAAAAGTAGAGGTTACCTTTCCATTGGCAGTTTGTACAGTTTTCTCCAAAAACGCTCCCTCTGTTAATCCGAGAAAATGTCCAAAAAAATAAGCAACAAATAGCGCACCAAGTAAATTAAATAGCGTAATCCAAAACCAATTTTTTATTAATTGCAATAACCCTACTTTCTTCGCCATATATGCCATGCTGACTGACATCATATTACCCGTTACTAATTCTCCGCCGCCTAATAAGATTAATATTAAGCCGAGCGGAAAGACACTTGCCCCCATAAACGTCACAAGGCTACCCCAATCTTCTGGCATCGTACCAATCATTCGAATACAAGCAAGAAAACCAAGTGATATGAAGGCTCCCCCTAAAAATCCTAAAAAAAACATGTTTGATAGAGACATACTTGCCTTCTCTACACCCTTTTGTATGGTGATTTCAGCAATGTCCTTTGGTGTATAATCCATCCCACTCCCCCTTAATCTAGCTTCAACAACAATATGCAAATCGACAGATTACAAATTTTATAACAGAATTCAGTTAGTCTATCAATCTTTTTATTATATGAGTAATGGAACAGCTATTGGAAATGTTTCCCGAGGGTTTTAGCCAACCAATTTTTCCCTCAACAAGAATAAAATCAGAAGTTTTATCCAAGTAGAAATGGTGATTTCAAAGTTAGTATGCTTATTTAAAGCAAAGTCCGGTTTAAATTCACTTTATTTATGATGAATAGGTATTTCAACCGTTTATTGGCAACCAATAAACGACTCTATTATATTATGATTATTTATGAGGTGAAGAAAAATGAAAAAAGTATATGAGTATCCCGTTATTTTTGCTGTCGAGGATCATCAAACTAAAGACGGAGATTTCCCTGTTTTTATAACAGTTCCAGATTTAATTGATGCTGGATTTGTTGCTTCTTCAGGGGGGCACACAGAAGATGATATTATTGGGATTGCAAGCGACTGCATGAAAAATGCCATCAGAAATGGATTAAAAAATGGTTTAGATGTTCCCGCAATATCAAATCTACGAGACATTGATGTAAAAAGACATTTAGCTTCTTATGAGGCGAGTCCTGTAGAACTTAAAAGTATAACAATCGAATGGATAAAAGCTGAGGTTTAATACCTCGGCTTTTTAATGTTGTGGTTGTTTCGAATATTGGGTAAGGCAATTGATTAGGGTGGGTTTCCCTATGGACTTATTATGGTACTAATTAAAAACGCCATTTCAAGAAAACAAAAACCCAATCTATAGTAAAAGTTTCAAATATTTTTCGAAGTTAACCCCTTCTATCTCAGGTGTTCCTTCCAAGTAACTATCGTGGATAGCTGCTGTCAAAAACGCTTGTGCAAGTTGAAGCGACTTTTGAAGACCTTCACCACGCATCAAACTCCCCATAATGACAGATGCAAACAGATCACCTGTACCCGAATAACTTTTTCCGTTAAATGCAATCTCGCTATAAAAGATTTCCCTACCATCCAAGTACATATTGCCGACAAACTGCTTTTCCACGTTCTTAGAAGGTGGATTTACGCCAGTAATGATAACCTTTGCACAGGTTTGCTGCTGCAAAGCATTCCCAGCTTCTTCAAGAGCTTTAAAAAAATCTTCTTTGCTTGAATAATTATGTAGTTTTTCATAAGACAAGCCTGTTAACAAGCAACATTCTGTAACATTTGGCGTAATCACATCTGCTCGTTTAACAAGTTCAGTCATTTGCATTAGAAGCTCTTCAGTAAAAAGCTTGTACGCTTCACCCTTATCGCCCATTACCGGATCTACAAGTACGAGTGTATCTGGATTTCTAAATTTGTCTAAGAAACGGAATATGTTGTTGATTTGCTCTTGGCCTGTAACAAAGCCTGTATAGATTCCATCAAATGTTATATCTAGCTTGCTCCATTCTTCTTCGAAATATTGCATTTTAGATGTGAAATCTTCATAAAAGAAGCTTGGATAATCTGTTTGGGCAGATAAAAATGCTGTTGGCAAAGGACAAGCCTGCACACCCATAACCGAGAGAACTGGGATTGCAGCTGTTAAAGAACATTTCCCAAAAGATGATAAATCCTGTATTACAGCGACCTTTTTCATATGTACCTCCAAAATGTAAGTCCCTATCAAATTATACCCATATTACCATAAAAAGATGTAGAACAATTCTATCAGTTATATGAACCATTAAAAGTAGAGGCTTTCATAAATTTTTCATTAATAGAAAACCTCTTTTTTAGGTCGGATGAGAGCCTATTCTTTTTTGTGTTTAAAAAATAAAAACCTTGTCCATGATAACTAAAAAGAATGCTAATGTTGGAAATTTTTAGTTTTCTATTTTTATAAAAGTTACTCAGGAGGTTTTTTATTTTTCATGAAAAGAATGATTCAAGTTGTTCAAGAAATGAAATTTGGATTTGTAAAAAAATTATACTTACTAATATTAAATAATCGATGGAAAGCTATCTCCAGTTTATTAATTTGCTTAGTTTTCATCACAATGATTCTAGTTATAGCAAAAGAGGAATATTCTAAGGAAACAAATTCGACAAAAGAATTACAACCACTACAAAGTGAAAGTAATGAAGAGGTTACTATTGAACCAATACAAGTAGTTTCTACAATCGATCCAATTAATATAGAGCCGGAAAAAAAACAAGGTGAAAAAGAGACTGCTTCACTAGAAACGGAAGAGTCAGATGAAACAATTGTTGAAGAGGAATTGGTGGACGAAAAACTAGAAGTGGCGGCTACAATCGATCCATCGCAGGAAAATATCATGCCAATCACCGAGCCACAGCCCCCATTTCCTTATAGTGAAGCATTACCACTTCCATATGAGCATCAAGAATATTTGTACTCTTTATGCATGGACTACGGTTTAGACTATGAAAAAGCGTTAGCCGTTATGGAACATGAAAGTAAGTTTGATCCAAATGCTATTGGGGCTACTTCAGATTTCGGATATTTCCAAATTAATGCAATTAACCATGAGTGGCTATCTAAAACACTAAGCACACCAAATGACCCATTAGATCCTTATGTCAACATTCAGTGGGGAACATATATGTTAGATTATCTATTCGATTACTGGGAAGAAAAAGGGTTAACAGGTGTTGCCTTAGAAGATGCTGTACTAAGTTCCTATAATAAGGGGATAACTGGTTTCCAAAGAACAGGGAAAGCCACTACTTATATAAACAAAGTAAGAGAATCCTATATACTTATTCAAAACAGTCTACCGTCGCA
Above is a genomic segment from Lysinibacillus sp. PLM2 containing:
- a CDS encoding pyridoxal kinase; amino-acid sequence: MKKVAVIQDLSSFGKCSLTAAIPVLSVMGVQACPLPTAFLSAQTDYPSFFYEDFTSKMQYFEEEWSKLDITFDGIYTGFVTGQEQINNIFRFLDKFRNPDTLVLVDPVMGDKGEAYKLFTEELLMQMTELVKRADVITPNVTECCLLTGLSYEKLHNYSSKEDFFKALEEAGNALQQQTCAKVIITGVNPPSKNVEKQFVGNMYLDGREIFYSEIAFNGKSYSGTGDLFASVIMGSLMRGEGLQKSLQLAQAFLTAAIHDSYLEGTPEIEGVNFEKYLKLLL
- a CDS encoding formate transporter, producing the protein MDYTPKDIAEITIQKGVEKASMSLSNMFFLGFLGGAFISLGFLACIRMIGTMPEDWGSLVTFMGASVFPLGLILILLGGGELVTGNMMSVSMAYMAKKVGLLQLIKNWFWITLFNLLGALFVAYFFGHFLGLTEGAFLEKTVQTANGKVTSTFWQALVSGIGCNWLVAMAVWLCTGAKTFIGKILAIWFPIMAFVLIGFQHVVANMFIIPAAIFAGELSWLLFIQNILPVFLGNTIGAVIFVSMFYFNAYKTI